In Mesoaciditoga lauensis cd-1655R = DSM 25116, one genomic interval encodes:
- a CDS encoding competence/damage-inducible protein A, whose product MNAEIVSTGTELLLGKNCNEDARILCEVLAKCGIDVYRYTTVGDNIERVSEAYSEALKRADVVISTGGLGGTDDDVSKQAASLATGIPLEKNEKIEKFLKERNVHSQRIVDSFSHMPKGALLFENTVGVAPGIVIPIDKKYLILLPGPPSELKSILKSGLEEFLRKLGKACILNETVKIYGMRESEVEEIVHDLTLSKNPTVATFLKKGWIEISITAKARDELSARKMIDKMKNEILKRFPPECVGKKEETLEEEFYNLFLKKHLTISTAESMTAGMLASKIVNVPGSSAILKGGVIVYSNEAKEKALGVSHRILEEYGAVSQECAEEMAKNVKDIFGTDVGVSITGIAGPTGGTKEKPVGTVWFSVCHENEVKTWKRVYAGERNEVREMATNDVLEFIVRNFWENT is encoded by the coding sequence GTGAACGCTGAAATAGTTTCCACTGGAACAGAATTGCTTTTGGGAAAGAATTGCAACGAGGATGCAAGAATTCTTTGCGAAGTTCTGGCAAAATGTGGAATAGATGTTTACAGATACACCACAGTAGGTGATAACATTGAAAGAGTATCGGAAGCGTACTCTGAAGCGTTAAAAAGAGCCGATGTGGTCATTTCAACTGGTGGATTGGGAGGAACGGATGATGATGTTTCTAAACAAGCTGCTTCCCTTGCAACCGGTATCCCACTTGAAAAAAATGAGAAAATAGAGAAATTTCTCAAAGAAAGGAATGTTCATTCGCAGAGAATCGTGGACTCATTTTCTCATATGCCAAAGGGAGCGCTTTTATTTGAGAATACCGTGGGAGTCGCACCCGGTATCGTGATCCCGATTGATAAGAAATATTTAATACTTCTGCCCGGGCCGCCATCTGAATTGAAATCCATATTAAAGAGCGGGCTGGAAGAATTTTTGAGAAAATTGGGAAAAGCTTGCATATTGAATGAAACTGTAAAAATATATGGCATGAGAGAATCAGAAGTGGAAGAAATCGTACACGATCTTACCCTATCTAAAAACCCAACCGTTGCCACTTTTTTGAAAAAAGGATGGATAGAAATTTCCATAACCGCTAAGGCAAGAGACGAATTATCTGCCAGAAAAATGATAGACAAGATGAAAAATGAAATATTAAAAAGATTTCCACCTGAATGTGTTGGAAAAAAAGAAGAAACGCTTGAAGAAGAGTTTTACAATCTCTTCTTGAAAAAGCATTTGACGATTTCCACGGCTGAATCTATGACTGCTGGAATGTTGGCAAGTAAAATAGTTAACGTTCCCGGTTCATCGGCAATATTGAAAGGTGGCGTGATCGTTTATTCAAACGAAGCAAAAGAAAAAGCGCTTGGAGTTTCTCACCGAATTTTGGAAGAATATGGTGCTGTTTCGCAAGAGTGTGCGGAAGAGATGGCAAAAAATGTGAAAGATATTTTTGGTACAGATGTGGGTGTGTCAATAACGGGTATAGCGGGCCCAACAGGTGGAACAAAGGAAAAGCCTGTGGGAACCGTGTGGTTTTCCGTATGTCACGAAAATGAAGTAAAAACTTGGAAACGCGTGTATGCAGGAGAACGAAATGAAGTGAGGGAAATGGCCACAAACGACGTTTTGGAATTTATTGTAAGAAATTTTT
- a CDS encoding NUDIX domain-containing protein — MELREKKLSSSLKFNGRMIKLYVDEVKLPNSHTSTREVVRHPGASAVLVVDEKGFLILERQYRYPIDKILWEIPAGKLDNDEDPFKCAKRELKEETGLIAKKWEELGYIYTTPGFSDEKIYLFLASDLEKGEQSLDEDEFVEIEYFSKEEVEKMINDNDIVDSKTIAAFLRAEKKGLLK, encoded by the coding sequence ATGGAATTAAGAGAGAAAAAACTCAGCTCATCTTTGAAATTCAACGGAAGAATGATAAAACTCTACGTTGATGAAGTGAAATTGCCGAATTCACACACATCCACAAGAGAAGTCGTGCGTCATCCCGGCGCATCAGCCGTGTTGGTTGTTGATGAAAAAGGCTTTTTAATTTTAGAGAGGCAGTATCGCTATCCAATTGACAAAATCTTGTGGGAAATTCCAGCCGGAAAGCTTGATAATGATGAGGATCCGTTTAAATGTGCAAAAAGAGAGTTGAAGGAAGAAACGGGATTAATCGCTAAAAAATGGGAAGAACTTGGTTACATATATACCACTCCGGGATTTTCCGATGAAAAAATATATCTTTTCCTCGCGAGTGATCTGGAAAAAGGAGAGCAAAGTTTGGACGAAGATGAATTCGTGGAGATAGAATACTTCTCCAAGGAAGAAGTCGAAAAAATGATAAACGACAATGATATCGTTGATTCAAAAACCATCGCGGCTTTCCTTAGAGCTGAAAAGAAGGGATTGTTGAAGTGA